From the genome of Armatimonadota bacterium, one region includes:
- the rplA gene encoding 50S ribosomal protein L1, with the protein MKRHGKRYITAAKQVEARRLYGPEEAVRLVKATATAKFDETVEAHIRLGVDPKQADQQVRGTVVLPHGTGKTVRVLVFAKGEKAKEAEAAGADIVGAEDLVEKIQGGWLDFDVAVATPDVMSLVGRLGRILGPRGLMPNPKAGTVTFDLARAVREIKAGKIEFRLDKTGIIHVPIGKARFSEAQLLENLGALLEAVIRARPAAAKGQYIRSLTLSSTMGPGVRVDPAKAVAVRAA; encoded by the coding sequence ATGAAGCGGCACGGCAAGCGGTACATCACGGCGGCCAAGCAGGTGGAGGCCCGTCGGCTGTACGGGCCCGAGGAGGCGGTGCGCCTGGTGAAGGCGACGGCCACGGCCAAGTTCGACGAGACGGTCGAGGCCCACATCCGGCTCGGCGTCGACCCCAAGCAAGCCGACCAGCAGGTGCGGGGGACCGTGGTCCTGCCCCATGGGACCGGCAAGACCGTGCGCGTGCTGGTCTTCGCCAAGGGGGAGAAGGCCAAGGAGGCCGAGGCCGCCGGCGCCGACATCGTCGGCGCCGAAGACCTGGTGGAGAAGATCCAGGGCGGATGGCTCGACTTCGACGTCGCCGTGGCCACGCCCGACGTCATGAGCCTGGTGGGCCGGCTGGGCCGGATCCTGGGCCCCCGCGGCCTGATGCCCAACCCCAAGGCAGGCACCGTCACGTTCGACCTGGCGCGGGCGGTGCGGGAGATCAAGGCGGGCAAGATCGAGTTCCGGCTGGACAAGACCGGCATCATCCACGTCCCGATCGGCAAGGCGCGGTTCAGCGAGGCGCAGTTGTTGGAGAACCTGGGCGCCCTGCTGGAGGCCGTCATCCGGGCGCGACCGGCAGCGGCCAAGGGGCAGTACATTCGGTCCCTGACCCTGTCGTCGACCATGGGACCGGGGGTCCGGGTCGATCCCGCCAAGGCCGTCGCCGTGCGGGCGGCATGA
- the rplK gene encoding 50S ribosomal protein L11, translating into MAKKVVAVVKLQIPAGKATPAPPVGPALGQHGVNIMEFCKAYNERTAKMAGTIVPVEITVYADRTFTFVTKTPPASVLLKQAAGLEKGSGEPNKTKVGRVTRQQIREIAERKMPDLNASTLEAAMRMIEGTARSMGLEVVG; encoded by the coding sequence ATGGCGAAGAAGGTCGTGGCGGTGGTGAAGCTCCAGATTCCGGCCGGGAAGGCGACGCCTGCGCCGCCGGTGGGGCCTGCGCTCGGGCAGCACGGCGTCAACATCATGGAGTTCTGCAAGGCCTACAACGAGCGGACGGCCAAGATGGCGGGGACGATCGTGCCGGTCGAGATCACCGTCTATGCCGACCGGACGTTCACCTTCGTCACCAAGACGCCGCCGGCGTCGGTCCTGCTCAAGCAGGCGGCCGGGCTGGAGAAGGGGTCGGGCGAGCCTAACAAGACCAAGGTGGGCCGGGTCACCCGGCAGCAGATCCGCGAGATCGCCGAACGCAAGATGCCCGATCTCAACGCCTCCACCCTCGAGGCGGCGATGCGCATGATCGAGGGCACGGCGCGCTCTATGGGGCTCGAGGTGGTCGGCTAG
- the nusG gene encoding transcription termination/antitermination protein NusG, producing the protein MSQRAEDIVKELFADEPVKAEEPAVEAEDVTTPRDPRRKWFVIHTYSGYEAKVKSNLERRIASMGMKEKIFQVLIPTEKEKEIKAGKRREVDRKIFPGYVLVEVLVDEKGELENDTWYVIRNTPGVTGFVGSGTRPIPLEDREVRQLLRQLRDETPKYRITYQKGSPVRITSGPFMDFTGVVDEIMMEKEKVRVLVSIFGRETPVELDFGQVEKL; encoded by the coding sequence ATGTCGCAGCGAGCGGAAGACATCGTCAAGGAGCTGTTCGCCGACGAGCCGGTCAAGGCCGAGGAGCCCGCTGTCGAGGCGGAGGACGTCACGACCCCCCGCGACCCCCGGCGCAAGTGGTTCGTGATCCACACCTACTCGGGGTACGAGGCCAAGGTGAAGTCGAACCTCGAACGCCGGATCGCCTCCATGGGGATGAAGGAGAAGATCTTCCAGGTCCTGATCCCCACCGAGAAGGAGAAGGAGATCAAGGCCGGGAAGCGGCGCGAGGTCGACCGAAAGATCTTCCCGGGCTACGTGCTGGTCGAGGTGCTGGTCGACGAGAAGGGTGAGCTGGAGAACGACACCTGGTACGTGATCCGCAACACCCCGGGCGTCACGGGGTTCGTGGGCTCGGGCACGCGCCCCATCCCGCTGGAGGATCGCGAGGTGCGCCAGCTCCTGCGCCAGCTGCGGGACGAGACGCCCAAGTACCGCATCACCTATCAGAAGGGCTCGCCGGTCCGGATCACGTCGGGGCCGTTCATGGACTTCACCGGCGTGGTGGACGAGATCATGATGGAGAAGGAGAAGGTCCGGGTGCTGGTCTCCATCTTCGGGCGCGAGACGCCCGTGGAGCTGGACTTCGGGCAGGTGGAGAAGCTCTAG
- the secE gene encoding preprotein translocase subunit SecE codes for MARTSDAKVAPRPAARTLRFPAVRGAPAVVERISRYLHEVWVELGRVEWPSRRELVSMTLVVLVVLLVTAVYLGIFDYVYTWLIKRYLVAPPV; via the coding sequence ATGGCTCGAACGTCCGATGCAAAGGTGGCACCGCGCCCCGCTGCCCGCACGCTCCGGTTTCCTGCGGTGCGCGGGGCGCCCGCCGTCGTGGAACGCATCAGCCGGTACCTGCACGAGGTCTGGGTGGAGCTCGGACGGGTCGAGTGGCCGTCCCGCCGGGAGCTCGTGAGCATGACGCTGGTGGTGCTCGTGGTGCTCCTCGTCACGGCGGTCTACCTGGGGATCTTCGACTACGTGTACACGTGGCTCATCAAGCGCTACCTGGTGGCGCCGCCGGTGTAG
- a CDS encoding DUF2269 family protein gives MRETLLYLHLLGVIVWVGGGALFGLWGARARRSGQPSLMIFVAETTVWLLDRVIAPAVLLTVATGIGLVAVQDWPGAPPAWLVVKVVLVLAGLVLLFGGQRPALRMLVAALHASGRRSAAQVPALARRQLRLGLAGGALALAIVGLAVFKP, from the coding sequence GTGCGCGAGACGCTACTGTACCTGCACCTGCTCGGGGTCATCGTCTGGGTCGGCGGTGGCGCGCTGTTTGGCCTGTGGGGTGCGCGGGCGCGCCGCAGCGGCCAGCCCTCCCTGATGATCTTCGTCGCCGAGACCACGGTCTGGTTGCTCGATCGGGTGATTGCGCCCGCAGTGCTCCTGACCGTGGCCACGGGGATCGGCCTCGTGGCCGTTCAGGACTGGCCCGGGGCGCCGCCGGCCTGGCTCGTCGTGAAGGTGGTGCTCGTCCTAGCGGGGCTGGTGCTGTTGTTCGGCGGCCAGCGGCCCGCCCTGCGCATGCTGGTCGCGGCCCTGCACGCGTCGGGCCGGCGGTCCGCAGCCCAGGTTCCGGCGCTGGCGCGGCGCCAGCTGCGGCTGGGCCTGGCGGGCGGTGCCCTGGCGCTGGCGATCGTCGGGCTGGCAGTGTTCAAGCCGTAG
- the iolB gene encoding 5-deoxy-glucuronate isomerase produces the protein MPYTAELLHIPPLLRGEAPGVITRVTPAQAGWRLLTVEVRRLHAGGRWTMSTGEQEAVLVVLGGQGAVTSNRGAWPRLGARPNVFAGMPHALYLPRRTDVEIEAVSPVLEVACGWAPTDRDYPPRLVTPAEVQVELRGGANASRQIHTIVPPGFPCHRLVCVEVYTPGGNWSSYPPHKHDVHREAPDGALLEADLEEVYYYRFDRPEGFALQRVYTADGTLDAAVVARDHDIVLVPEGYHPVCAAFGYTCYYLNFLAGSAQSLANSEDPAHAWVKTLWTSSDPRLPIVPASGT, from the coding sequence ATGCCCTACACCGCCGAGTTGCTCCACATCCCGCCCCTCCTGCGCGGCGAGGCGCCAGGTGTGATCACCCGGGTGACGCCCGCACAGGCGGGATGGCGCCTGCTGACGGTCGAGGTGCGGCGGCTCCACGCCGGCGGGCGGTGGACGATGTCCACCGGGGAGCAGGAGGCGGTGCTGGTGGTCCTGGGCGGGCAGGGCGCGGTGACGTCCAACCGGGGAGCCTGGCCGCGGCTCGGTGCGCGCCCCAACGTCTTCGCGGGCATGCCCCACGCCCTCTACCTGCCGCGCCGGACCGACGTGGAGATCGAGGCGGTCAGCCCTGTGCTGGAGGTCGCCTGCGGATGGGCGCCGACCGACCGGGACTACCCGCCGCGGCTCGTCACCCCGGCCGAGGTCCAGGTCGAACTGCGCGGCGGAGCCAACGCCTCGCGGCAGATCCACACCATCGTCCCGCCCGGCTTCCCGTGCCATCGCCTGGTCTGCGTCGAGGTGTACACGCCGGGCGGGAACTGGAGCAGCTACCCACCCCACAAGCACGACGTCCACCGCGAGGCGCCGGATGGGGCCCTGCTCGAAGCGGATCTCGAGGAGGTGTACTACTACCGCTTCGACCGTCCAGAGGGGTTCGCGCTGCAACGCGTCTACACCGCCGACGGCACCCTTGACGCCGCGGTCGTCGCCCGGGACCACGACATCGTCCTGGTGCCCGAAGGCTACCATCCCGTATGCGCGGCCTTCGGATACACGTGCTACTACCTGAACTTCCTGGCAGGCTCGGCGCAGTCGCTGGCCAACAGCGAAGACCCGGCGCACGCGTGGGTCAAGACCCTCTGGACGAGCAGCGATCCGCGCCTGCCCATCG